One genomic window of Paraburkholderia phytofirmans PsJN includes the following:
- a CDS encoding transglycosylase domain-containing protein, which translates to MNRPLVRLPFRATGVASVRKWFKWALVAAFLLALALAARFCQNEIETSRLQAHYLSELTRDVGFSVADGPSHSIRFPEADKGPYDSRLGYALLPSIQQRLLQRGFEITAQARDSERMLSLADNGLFLPYEEKDRAGLQLFDGTGAPLFAAQFPGRVYDDFDAIPPLVVNSLLFIEDRYLLDPNQPNRNPAIDWGRFSRALADQGVRVFNHHQSQPGGSTLATQIEKFRHSAGGRTATPPEKLRQIASASVRAYLNGPQTMPARQQIVVHYLNSVPLAAQPGIGEINGIGDGLAAWYGRDFNDVNRVLIAPSTEQNLPEQGIAFRQVLSLMIAQRAPSYFLHHGYKELERLTDSYLRLLANGGIVSVPLRDAALSAVVDLQRAPVKTASADSFVSRKAVTSMRSHLLAALNIPSFYELDRLDLQANGTLNNAVQQAVSDRLAAAATRDGAKAAGLVGFEMLRASDDPSRIAYSFTLFERRDGANLVRVQTDSVNQPFDINSGARLNLGSTAKLRTVVTYLQIVSDLHKRYAPLSTAELKAVKYDPNDQLTRWSLDYFAHTSDRSLQAMLDAAVERKYSASPGETFYTGGGAQTFNNFESDDNSRILTVHRAFQHSVNLVFVRLMRDIVHYEMVQTTGPSAQWLGDPEMRKMYLTRFADQESRVYMNRFYTKYHGKTPDQALSLLLLGVRKSPPKVATVLRSVAPDESNAWFNLKMRAALKNTPAASVLDDEDLANLYAKYAIDRFNLNDRGYISSVHPLELWTLNYLREHPDATLEQIQSASREVRLSTYSWLFKTRYHATQDRRIKRMVELRAYDAIGKSWQALGYPFATLTPSYAAAIGASGDRPAALAQLIGVVANNGNKVPTESLTQLDFAKDTPYETHFKRAAVAPEPQLSPEIASTVKVLLRDVVTGGTAKRLAQGMTFPDGQTLEVYGKTGTGDQRFNVFAKGARLIESRKVNRSATFVFAMGDRFYGTLTAWVHEPYAAHYEFTSALSVQLLKSLAPVLQPLLNETPVKTASVTKVAAQ; encoded by the coding sequence AACGCGGCTTTGAAATCACCGCCCAGGCGCGCGATTCCGAGCGGATGCTGTCGCTGGCGGATAACGGCCTCTTTCTGCCGTACGAAGAAAAAGATCGCGCGGGCCTGCAACTCTTCGACGGCACCGGCGCGCCGCTGTTCGCCGCGCAGTTTCCCGGCCGCGTGTACGACGACTTCGATGCGATTCCGCCGCTGGTCGTGAATTCGCTGCTGTTTATCGAAGACCGCTACCTGCTCGATCCGAACCAGCCGAACCGCAATCCCGCCATCGACTGGGGGCGCTTTAGCCGCGCGTTGGCCGATCAGGGCGTGCGCGTGTTCAATCACCATCAGTCGCAGCCCGGCGGTAGCACTCTCGCCACGCAGATCGAAAAATTCCGCCACTCCGCGGGCGGCCGCACGGCGACACCGCCGGAGAAATTGCGGCAGATCGCCTCGGCTTCGGTGCGCGCTTATCTGAATGGCCCGCAAACCATGCCGGCGCGCCAGCAGATCGTGGTCCACTATCTCAACTCGGTGCCGCTGGCCGCGCAGCCGGGCATCGGCGAAATCAACGGTATTGGCGACGGTCTCGCCGCCTGGTATGGCCGCGACTTCAACGACGTCAACCGCGTCCTGATCGCTCCGTCGACCGAACAGAATCTGCCGGAGCAGGGCATCGCATTCCGGCAGGTGCTTTCGTTGATGATCGCGCAACGTGCGCCGTCGTATTTCCTGCATCACGGCTACAAGGAACTTGAGCGGCTGACGGACAGTTATCTGCGGCTGCTGGCGAACGGCGGCATTGTGTCGGTCCCGTTGCGCGACGCCGCGCTCTCAGCGGTGGTCGATTTGCAGCGCGCGCCCGTCAAAACTGCCAGTGCGGATTCCTTCGTGTCGCGCAAGGCGGTGACGTCCATGCGCTCGCATCTTCTGGCCGCGCTCAACATTCCGAGCTTCTACGAACTCGACCGCCTCGATCTACAGGCGAATGGCACGCTCAACAACGCCGTTCAGCAAGCCGTGAGCGACCGGCTCGCCGCTGCCGCCACGCGCGACGGCGCGAAAGCCGCGGGTCTGGTCGGCTTCGAAATGCTGCGCGCGTCGGACGATCCTTCGAGGATCGCGTATAGCTTCACGCTGTTCGAGCGGCGCGACGGCGCCAACCTCGTGCGGGTGCAAACCGACAGCGTCAACCAGCCGTTCGACATCAACTCCGGCGCGCGCCTGAATCTCGGTTCGACGGCGAAACTGCGTACCGTGGTGACGTATTTGCAGATCGTCTCCGACTTGCACAAGCGTTATGCGCCGCTGAGCACAGCGGAGCTGAAAGCCGTGAAGTACGATCCGAACGATCAACTCACGCGCTGGTCGCTCGATTATTTCGCGCACACCTCGGACCGTTCGCTGCAAGCCATGCTCGACGCGGCCGTGGAGCGAAAATACTCGGCCAGTCCCGGCGAAACTTTCTACACGGGCGGCGGCGCGCAGACCTTCAACAACTTCGAATCCGACGACAACAGCCGCATCCTGACCGTGCACCGCGCGTTCCAGCATTCGGTGAATCTGGTGTTCGTGCGGCTGATGCGCGACATCGTCCATTACGAAATGGTGCAGACCACCGGGCCGTCGGCGCAATGGCTGGGCGATCCCGAGATGCGCAAGATGTATCTGACGCGCTTCGCCGATCAGGAAAGCCGCGTGTACATGAACCGTTTCTACACGAAGTATCACGGCAAGACACCCGATCAGGCCTTGTCGCTGCTGCTGCTCGGCGTGCGCAAATCGCCGCCCAAGGTGGCGACGGTGTTGCGCAGCGTCGCGCCGGACGAGTCCAATGCGTGGTTCAACCTCAAGATGCGCGCGGCGCTGAAAAACACGCCCGCCGCCTCCGTACTCGACGACGAAGACCTGGCTAACCTGTACGCCAAATACGCGATCGACCGCTTCAATCTGAACGATCGCGGCTATATTTCGAGCGTGCATCCGCTGGAACTGTGGACGCTCAACTATCTGCGCGAGCATCCCGATGCGACGCTCGAACAGATCCAGAGCGCGAGCCGCGAGGTACGTCTGTCGACTTATTCGTGGCTCTTCAAGACGCGCTATCACGCGACGCAAGACCGCCGCATCAAACGCATGGTCGAACTGCGTGCCTACGACGCCATCGGCAAATCATGGCAGGCGCTCGGCTATCCGTTCGCGACGCTCACACCTTCGTATGCCGCGGCAATCGGCGCGTCGGGCGACCGGCCGGCCGCGCTCGCGCAATTGATCGGCGTGGTCGCCAATAACGGCAACAAGGTGCCGACGGAAAGCCTCACGCAACTCGACTTCGCGAAAGACACTCCGTACGAAACGCATTTCAAACGCGCGGCGGTGGCGCCCGAGCCGCAGTTGTCGCCGGAAATCGCGAGCACGGTGAAAGTGTTGTTGCGCGATGTCGTGACCGGCGGCACGGCGAAGCGTCTCGCGCAAGGCATGACGTTCCCCGATGGCCAGACGCTCGAGGTGTACGGCAAGACCGGTACCGGCGATCAGCGCTTCAATGTGTTTGCCAAAGGCGCGCGGCTGATCGAGTCGCGCAAGGTGAACCGTAGCGCGACCTTTGTGTTCGCGATGGGCGACCGGTTCTACGGCACCTTGACCGCGTGGGTGCATGAACCGTATGCCGCGCATTACGAGTTCACGAGCGCGCTGTCGGTGCAGTTGCTGAAGTCTTTGGCGCCGGTCTTGCAGCCGTTGCTGAATGAGACGCCTGTGAAGACGGCTTCGGTTACGAAGGTTGCCGCGCAATGA
- a CDS encoding ABC transporter permease, translating to MSTPSAPAGHSRSFAERMPSLAEVGPLIALVLACGFFISQSSRFLSFQNLSLILQQTMVVAVIAIGQTLIVLTGGIDLSCGMVMAFGSIIMTKFAVTLGVPPVLAILCGVGASALFGALNGVLITRIKLPAFIVTLGTLNIAFALTQIYSNAESVSNLPDAIMFLGNTFKLGPADVTYGTVLTLLMYLATWFVLRDTVPGRHLYALGNNPEAARLMGLSSQKILLTVYSLAGAIYGIAALLSVSRTGVGDPQAGQTENLDSITAVVLGGTSLFGGRGSISGTLLGALIVGVFRNGLTLIGVSSVYQVLITGMLVILAVAADKLSHRRG from the coding sequence ATGTCGACTCCTTCCGCGCCCGCCGGCCACTCGCGTTCGTTCGCCGAACGCATGCCATCGCTTGCCGAGGTCGGGCCACTCATCGCACTGGTACTGGCTTGCGGCTTCTTCATTTCGCAGAGCAGCCGCTTCCTGTCGTTCCAGAATCTCTCGCTAATCCTGCAGCAAACCATGGTGGTCGCGGTCATCGCGATCGGCCAGACGCTGATCGTGCTGACCGGCGGCATCGACCTGTCGTGCGGCATGGTGATGGCGTTCGGCTCGATCATCATGACCAAATTCGCGGTCACGCTAGGTGTACCGCCGGTGCTCGCGATTCTCTGCGGGGTTGGCGCGAGTGCGCTGTTCGGCGCGCTCAACGGCGTGCTGATCACGCGCATCAAATTACCGGCCTTCATCGTTACGTTGGGTACGTTGAATATCGCGTTCGCTCTCACGCAGATCTATTCGAACGCCGAGAGCGTGTCGAACCTGCCGGACGCGATCATGTTCCTGGGCAACACCTTCAAACTCGGCCCTGCTGATGTCACGTACGGCACCGTGCTCACTTTGCTGATGTATCTGGCCACGTGGTTCGTATTGCGCGACACGGTGCCGGGCCGGCATCTCTACGCGCTCGGCAATAACCCCGAGGCCGCGCGCCTGATGGGCCTGTCGTCGCAGAAAATATTGCTGACCGTGTATTCGCTGGCCGGCGCGATCTACGGCATCGCCGCACTGCTGTCCGTCTCGCGAACCGGCGTGGGCGATCCGCAGGCGGGGCAAACCGAGAATCTCGACAGCATTACCGCGGTCGTGCTCGGTGGCACAAGTCTGTTCGGCGGACGCGGCTCGATTTCCGGCACGCTGCTCGGCGCGTTGATCGTGGGCGTGTTTCGCAACGGCCTGACATTGATCGGCGTCTCTTCGGTCTACCAGGTGTTGATCACCGGCATGCTGGTGATTCTCGCGGTGGCCGCGGACAAACTTTCCCATCGTCGCGGTTGA
- a CDS encoding ATP-binding cassette domain-containing protein encodes MSTPTSASSAMPVLQARGLIKRYGNVTALDGCDFEVMPGEIMAVIGDNGAGKSSLIKALSGATVPDEGEILLDGKPVKFRSPLDARAQGIETVYQELAVAPAMSIAENLFLARELLKPGWRGSIFKMIDKRRMLDEATAHMKDLQIGIRSMRQAVETLSGGQRQGVAVARSAAFARHVVILDEPTAALGVKEGNMVLELIRRVRDRGLPVILISHNMPHVFEIADRIHIQRLGRRAALVNRADIHMSEAVAIMTGAKEADVKAIA; translated from the coding sequence ATGTCTACCCCTACTTCCGCTTCTTCCGCGATGCCCGTTCTCCAGGCGCGCGGACTCATCAAACGCTACGGCAATGTGACCGCGCTCGACGGTTGCGATTTCGAAGTGATGCCCGGCGAGATCATGGCCGTGATCGGCGATAACGGCGCGGGAAAGTCGTCGTTGATCAAGGCACTTTCCGGCGCCACGGTGCCAGACGAAGGCGAAATTCTGCTCGACGGCAAACCGGTCAAATTCCGCAGCCCGCTCGATGCCCGCGCGCAAGGCATCGAGACGGTATATCAGGAACTCGCCGTGGCGCCGGCCATGAGCATCGCCGAAAACCTGTTCCTTGCGCGCGAACTGCTGAAACCCGGCTGGCGCGGCTCGATCTTCAAGATGATCGACAAGCGCCGCATGCTGGACGAAGCGACCGCGCATATGAAGGACTTGCAAATCGGCATCCGCTCGATGCGCCAGGCCGTCGAAACACTTTCGGGCGGCCAGCGTCAGGGCGTGGCCGTGGCGCGCAGCGCGGCGTTCGCGCGGCACGTGGTGATTCTCGACGAGCCGACCGCCGCGCTCGGCGTGAAGGAAGGCAACATGGTGCTCGAACTGATCCGGCGCGTGCGCGATCGCGGCCTGCCGGTGATCCTCATCAGCCACAACATGCCGCACGTGTTCGAGATCGCGGACCGCATTCATATCCAGCGGCTCGGCCGGCGCGCGGCGCTCGTGAACCGGGCGGACATCCACATGTCGGAGGCGGTGGCGATCATGACCGGTGCAAAGGAAGCAGACGTCAAGGCGATTGCATGA
- a CDS encoding ROK family transcriptional regulator, producing METTGTRSPLKRTVGSNQVGMRQFNERIVLQAIRLHGPLPKADVGRLTRLSMQTVSMIVERLIEDGLLEKQARVRGRIGQPSVPIALRAQGAYTIGIKVGRRSLDVLAMDFAGHVVHRDVFDYAYPDPRTLFPALENKLARVNQTLGAKASQVVGVGVAAPLWLGGWRDFLGAPPDALEAWNEIDLRSRIGTMTGLPVEFAKDTTAACAAELVMGQGRGIHNFLYLFVGTFIGGGLVIDGRLHGGPHDNAGAVGSIPLREGGARKPARQLLHAASGFVLEKLLTDAGAPAAAAHDHRALSPELWRHTEQWLDSACPAIATALTNAAALLDLDAIVIDGELDRQLLREIIRRTERVLDRFEWEGMVRPQLLEGAIGADARAMGGAILPLYAHFAPVHELFLKPAAETVY from the coding sequence ATGGAAACCACCGGCACCCGCTCGCCCCTCAAACGCACGGTCGGCTCGAATCAGGTCGGCATGCGGCAGTTCAACGAACGCATCGTGTTGCAAGCGATCCGCTTGCATGGGCCGCTGCCGAAAGCCGACGTGGGCCGCCTCACGCGTCTTTCGATGCAGACCGTGTCGATGATCGTCGAGCGTCTCATCGAAGACGGCCTGCTCGAAAAGCAGGCTCGCGTGCGCGGCAGGATCGGCCAGCCGTCCGTGCCGATCGCGTTGCGCGCGCAGGGCGCGTACACCATCGGCATCAAGGTGGGACGCCGCAGTCTCGACGTGCTGGCGATGGATTTTGCCGGCCACGTGGTGCACCGCGATGTCTTCGACTACGCGTATCCCGATCCACGCACGCTGTTTCCCGCGCTCGAAAACAAACTCGCGCGCGTGAATCAGACACTCGGCGCGAAGGCCAGCCAGGTGGTCGGCGTGGGCGTCGCGGCGCCTTTATGGCTCGGCGGCTGGCGAGACTTTCTCGGCGCGCCGCCCGACGCGCTGGAAGCGTGGAACGAGATCGATCTGCGCTCGCGCATCGGCACCATGACGGGCCTGCCCGTCGAGTTCGCCAAAGACACCACGGCTGCCTGCGCCGCCGAACTGGTGATGGGCCAGGGGCGCGGCATCCACAATTTTCTGTATCTGTTCGTCGGCACGTTTATCGGCGGCGGGCTCGTGATCGACGGCCGTCTGCACGGCGGCCCGCACGACAACGCGGGTGCGGTCGGCTCGATTCCGTTGCGCGAAGGCGGCGCGCGCAAACCCGCGCGCCAGCTGTTGCACGCGGCGTCGGGCTTCGTGCTCGAAAAGCTGTTGACCGATGCGGGCGCGCCGGCTGCGGCCGCGCACGATCATCGCGCACTGTCGCCCGAACTGTGGCGGCACACCGAGCAATGGCTCGACAGCGCGTGCCCCGCGATCGCCACTGCGTTGACCAATGCAGCCGCCCTGCTCGATCTCGACGCGATCGTGATCGACGGCGAACTCGACCGGCAACTGTTGCGCGAAATCATTCGCCGCACCGAGCGCGTGCTCGATCGCTTCGAATGGGAAGGCATGGTGCGTCCGCAATTACTGGAAGGCGCGATCGGCGCCGATGCGCGCGCGATGGGCGGCGCGATTCTGCCGCTCTATGCGCATTTCGCGCCGGTGCATGAGCTGTTCCTGAAGCCGGCGGCGGAGACGGTTTATTAG
- a CDS encoding flagellar brake protein translates to MIADLSLDADVAEQTQQTLGADSNFAQRHPLQIAVCLRQLVAGQDFVTVEFGGRQIVTQILDVDSRNARFVFDAGSVADDNDALPSARQLTFRSLPGGIRTEFTTFDATPTQFDGLPAFEAPLPTVLHYVQRREFFRVQTPVLDPYIASGRYADGGSFRLELLDLSLGGIALKTADERFGSLERGTVLRDVALQLGGFGMLRLDLEIVAPRQVSTAKGDRRFVIGCKFVATPGPAERTLQRVVTQLETRRQALTPRR, encoded by the coding sequence ATGATTGCCGATCTCTCGCTGGATGCCGACGTCGCCGAACAAACTCAACAAACCTTGGGCGCCGACTCAAACTTCGCGCAGCGCCATCCCTTGCAAATTGCCGTGTGTCTGCGCCAACTGGTGGCCGGACAGGACTTCGTCACGGTCGAATTCGGTGGCCGGCAAATCGTCACGCAGATACTCGATGTCGACTCGCGCAATGCGCGCTTCGTCTTCGATGCCGGCAGCGTGGCCGATGACAACGATGCATTGCCATCTGCCCGGCAATTGACGTTCCGCAGCCTGCCCGGCGGCATTCGCACCGAGTTCACGACGTTCGATGCCACGCCGACTCAGTTCGATGGACTGCCGGCTTTCGAAGCGCCCTTGCCTACCGTGCTCCACTACGTTCAACGCCGCGAGTTCTTCCGCGTGCAAACGCCCGTGCTCGACCCGTACATCGCCAGCGGCCGGTATGCGGATGGCGGCTCGTTCCGCCTGGAGTTGCTGGACCTGTCGCTGGGCGGCATCGCGTTGAAGACCGCCGACGAACGCTTCGGCTCGCTCGAACGCGGCACGGTGCTGCGCGACGTCGCATTGCAACTCGGCGGCTTCGGCATGCTGCGACTCGATCTGGAAATCGTCGCGCCCCGGCAGGTGAGCACGGCGAAGGGCGATCGACGCTTTGTGATCGGTTGCAAGTTCGTCGCGACGCCGGGCCCTGCCGAGCGCACCTTGCAACGCGTGGTCACGCAACTCGAAACGAGGCGGCAAGCGCTCACGCCGCGCCGTTGA
- a CDS encoding sugar ABC transporter substrate-binding protein, with translation MNLNSRRLPVARKIVSMCVAASAVWCASASQAADQPVVGLITKTDTNPFFVKMKQGAEAAASKDGAKLITAAGKFDGDNASQVTAIENMMTAGAKAILITPSDTKAIVPSIKKARAAGVMVVALDTPTDPQDATDALFATDNFKAGVLIGKYAKAALNGKPAKIATLDLAPGVSVGVLRHNGFLEGFGVKEGDPSVVCSQDTRGDQAKGQTAMENCLQKSPDINVVYTINEPAAAGAYRALKAAGKDKSVMIVSIDGGCEGVRNVKAGAIAATSQQYPLKMASLGVTAGVEYAKTGKKVSGYQDTGVTLITDKPMAGIDSKDTKFGLDNCWGNK, from the coding sequence ATGAATCTGAATTCCCGCAGGCTTCCTGTCGCCAGGAAAATCGTGTCGATGTGCGTCGCCGCATCGGCGGTATGGTGTGCGAGCGCGAGCCAGGCGGCTGACCAGCCGGTTGTCGGCCTCATCACCAAGACCGACACCAACCCATTCTTCGTGAAGATGAAACAGGGCGCCGAAGCGGCTGCATCGAAAGACGGCGCGAAGCTGATCACCGCGGCCGGCAAGTTCGACGGCGACAACGCGAGCCAGGTCACCGCCATCGAAAACATGATGACAGCCGGCGCGAAGGCGATTCTGATCACGCCGAGCGACACCAAGGCGATCGTGCCGAGCATCAAGAAAGCGCGCGCCGCCGGCGTGATGGTCGTCGCGCTCGACACACCCACCGATCCGCAAGACGCCACCGACGCCCTCTTCGCCACCGACAACTTCAAGGCCGGCGTGCTGATCGGCAAATACGCGAAAGCCGCGCTCAACGGCAAGCCCGCGAAGATCGCCACGCTCGATCTCGCGCCCGGCGTCTCGGTCGGCGTGCTGCGTCACAACGGCTTCCTGGAAGGCTTCGGCGTGAAGGAAGGCGATCCGTCAGTGGTGTGCAGCCAGGACACCCGCGGCGATCAGGCCAAGGGCCAGACGGCGATGGAAAACTGCCTGCAGAAGTCGCCCGACATCAACGTGGTCTACACCATCAACGAACCGGCGGCAGCGGGCGCTTACCGCGCGCTGAAAGCTGCGGGCAAGGACAAGAGCGTGATGATCGTCTCGATCGACGGCGGCTGTGAAGGCGTGCGCAACGTCAAGGCCGGCGCCATCGCCGCGACCTCGCAGCAGTATCCGCTGAAGATGGCCTCGCTCGGCGTGACGGCCGGTGTCGAGTACGCGAAGACCGGCAAGAAAGTCTCCGGCTATCAGGACACCGGCGTGACGCTGATCACCGACAAACCGATGGCCGGTATCGACAGCAAGGACACCAAGTTCGGCCTCGACAACTGCTGGGGCAACAAGTAA